The Streptomyces sp. NBC_01197 genome window below encodes:
- a CDS encoding beta-L-arabinofuranosidase domain-containing protein: protein MNASHHPARPNRRHFIAAAGAAAIAVSLGAPARAAARPADLGRPAPAGTVPPRLTPFPLSSVALLDSPFRENMRRTCAYLLFVDPDRLLHTFRLNAGLPSSAEPCGGWEDPAVQLRGHSTGHLLSGLAQAHANTRDDAYADRGRIIVDALAACQAAAPGAGYTPGYLSAFPEQVFDQLEAGGRPWAPYYTIHKIMAGLLDQYLLSGNEQALDVVRSMAAWAEARTSRLTADQMQTLVLRVEFGGMNDVLSNLYLVTGDPAHLRTARRFDHEDLYGPLAAGRDELDGRHANTEIAKIVGAAREYEATGEQRYRDIATYFWDTVVHHHSYAIGGNSNQEFFGPPGEIVSRLSEVSCENCNSYNMLKLGRQLFLQDPGKAAYMDHYEWTLYNQMLGEQDPESEHGFVTYYTGLWAGSQRQVKGGLGAAPGSYSSDYDNFSCDHGTGMETHTKFADSIYFRSADALWVNLFIPSQVTWAERGVTLRQETRYPDADTTRLTVTSGGGRFTLKVRIPGWLADHRSPALVRVNGHPAGAHAEPGTYATLTGNWRSGDVVEVTLPMEPVWRPAPDNPQVRSLSHGPVVLAGAYGSTLSPTIPNVDPASVRRLPGRSTAFTATADGAAVSLLPFHRIQHQHYNVYWAVSPRTGREREIAHYAFDEGRGSTTADSLRSFPDGQLAAGAGWTAGRTGAGVALDGAGGHVVLPPGLLTGLEALTLSAWVRADSLSDSARVFDLGYHKDTYLFLAVRTGTGKARAALKIAGMEAEDFIDASDALPQSRWTHVALTVGGGTGVLYVDGVESGRNDAMVSSPLLLGATTRNYLGRSQNSKHPYLQGAVDGFRVHNRMLSATDVAALFRADA, encoded by the coding sequence ATGAACGCATCGCACCATCCCGCACGCCCGAACCGCCGTCACTTCATCGCAGCCGCGGGCGCCGCCGCCATCGCGGTGAGCCTCGGGGCCCCCGCCCGGGCCGCGGCCCGCCCGGCCGACCTGGGCCGCCCGGCTCCCGCCGGTACGGTACCGCCGCGGCTCACCCCGTTCCCCCTGTCATCGGTCGCTCTCCTGGACAGCCCCTTCCGCGAGAACATGCGGCGCACCTGCGCCTACCTGCTGTTCGTCGATCCGGACCGGCTGCTGCACACCTTCCGTCTCAACGCCGGCCTGCCGTCGTCCGCCGAACCCTGCGGCGGCTGGGAGGACCCGGCGGTCCAACTGCGCGGTCACAGCACCGGCCATCTGCTCTCCGGACTCGCCCAGGCCCACGCCAACACCCGGGACGACGCCTACGCCGACAGGGGGCGCATCATCGTCGACGCCCTCGCGGCCTGCCAGGCCGCCGCACCCGGCGCCGGTTACACGCCCGGCTACCTCTCCGCCTTCCCCGAGCAGGTCTTCGACCAGCTGGAGGCCGGCGGCCGGCCCTGGGCCCCGTACTACACGATCCACAAGATCATGGCCGGGCTGCTCGACCAGTATCTGCTGAGCGGCAACGAACAGGCCCTGGACGTGGTGCGTTCGATGGCCGCCTGGGCTGAGGCCCGCACCTCGCGTCTGACGGCCGACCAGATGCAGACGCTGGTCCTCCGGGTGGAGTTCGGCGGTATGAACGACGTCCTGTCGAACCTGTACCTGGTTACCGGTGACCCGGCACATCTGCGCACCGCCCGCCGGTTCGACCACGAGGACCTGTACGGGCCGCTGGCCGCGGGCCGCGACGAACTGGACGGCCGTCACGCCAACACCGAGATCGCCAAGATCGTCGGCGCCGCGCGCGAGTACGAGGCCACCGGTGAGCAGCGCTACCGCGACATCGCCACCTACTTCTGGGACACCGTCGTACATCACCACTCGTACGCCATCGGCGGCAACTCCAATCAGGAGTTCTTCGGCCCGCCAGGCGAGATCGTCAGCCGGCTCTCCGAGGTGAGCTGCGAGAACTGCAACTCCTACAACATGCTCAAGCTGGGCCGGCAGCTCTTCCTGCAGGACCCGGGCAAGGCCGCGTACATGGACCACTACGAGTGGACCCTCTACAACCAGATGCTCGGCGAGCAGGACCCCGAATCCGAGCACGGCTTCGTGACGTACTACACGGGGCTGTGGGCGGGCTCGCAGCGCCAGGTCAAGGGCGGGCTCGGGGCCGCGCCCGGAAGTTACAGCAGCGACTACGACAACTTCTCCTGCGACCACGGCACGGGCATGGAGACCCACACCAAGTTCGCCGACAGCATCTACTTCCGCTCGGCGGACGCCCTGTGGGTCAACCTGTTCATCCCGTCCCAGGTGACATGGGCCGAGCGAGGGGTGACGCTGCGCCAGGAGACCCGCTATCCCGACGCGGACACCACCAGGCTCACGGTCACATCCGGAGGCGGCCGGTTCACCCTGAAGGTACGGATACCCGGCTGGCTGGCCGACCATCGCTCGCCCGCCCTGGTACGGGTCAACGGTCACCCGGCCGGCGCCCACGCCGAACCGGGTACGTACGCCACGCTGACCGGGAACTGGCGCTCCGGAGACGTGGTCGAGGTGACGCTGCCGATGGAGCCGGTCTGGCGTCCGGCGCCGGACAACCCGCAGGTGCGCTCCCTGTCCCACGGCCCGGTGGTCCTGGCCGGCGCGTACGGCAGCACCCTGTCCCCGACCATCCCGAACGTCGATCCCGCGTCGGTGCGGCGGCTGCCGGGGCGTTCGACGGCCTTCACCGCCACCGCCGACGGCGCCGCCGTGTCGCTGCTGCCCTTCCACCGGATCCAGCACCAGCACTACAACGTGTACTGGGCCGTCTCGCCCAGGACGGGCCGCGAGCGCGAGATCGCCCACTACGCCTTCGATGAAGGCCGCGGAAGCACCACCGCGGACTCCCTGCGTTCCTTCCCCGACGGTCAACTGGCCGCGGGCGCCGGCTGGACGGCGGGCCGCACCGGCGCCGGCGTCGCCCTGGACGGCGCCGGCGGCCACGTGGTCCTGCCGCCCGGTCTGCTCACCGGACTGGAGGCGCTGACCCTCAGCGCCTGGGTGCGTGCCGACTCGCTCAGCGACTCCGCCCGGGTGTTCGACCTCGGGTACCACAAGGACACCTACCTCTTCCTCGCCGTGCGCACCGGTACCGGGAAGGCCCGCGCCGCCCTGAAGATCGCGGGTATGGAGGCCGAGGACTTCATCGACGCCTCCGACGCCCTGCCGCAGAGCCGTTGGACGCATGTCGCCCTGACCGTCGGCGGCGGTACCGGCGTGCTGTACGTCGACGGCGTGGAGTCCGGGCGCAACGACGCGATGGTGAGCAGTCCGCTGCTTCTGGGCGCCACCACGCGGAACTACCTCGGCCGCTCGCAGAACTCCAAGCACCCGTACCTGCAGGGCGCCGTCGACGGCTTCCGGGTCCACAACCGGATGCTGTCCGCCACGGACGTCGCCGCGCTGTTCCGCGCGGACGCCTGA
- a CDS encoding alpha-L-rhamnosidase-related protein: protein MITRKRRHRTALISATSAALVAMAMLAPQAADGAPVAAFSAAPPSATGHPWDAYNYSPQSRTLKPVAVQSTVGSVTDASGVLSGKSTRLSGTGSAVTFDFGKDVSGLVTLHFAASDGPQRVGLAFNESSQYVGPTSDASTGGPRSRDGALYADVDGPTTYTMLAKNLRGGFRYLTVFMDSAGSAGLDAVTAHFTAAPKMRDPRAYANYFYSSDDLLNRIWYAGAYTIQLNTIDPKTGRVWEAPAETWDNTGDVGVGDTILVDGAKRDRTVWPGDLGVEIPSAYAAFGDTESARNALTTLYQHQKATGELPYSGPMMNKYGSDTYHMWTLAASWDYYQYTGDRKWVDGIWDQYKRGVDYIGAKMDDQGLLSIDQTADSVRSLPKGENLIANVLMWRVLTTGSQLARAEGDTTLAQSYAHRAVALHTAIDGHLWDGKKGAYRFYPDSDVYAQDGNALAVWYGLADQSKARRISSYLTTNWNDRGSTSPENKGNLGVFAGSMEVNAHFAAGGTAADQAGVDLIRRQWGAMLDDPLGTGSTFWESSRPDGCICSTYVSLAHAWATGPTTALTFSVLGLQPTSAGGRAFDFVPHTADLTFAQGRITTTLGPVDASWRVNRKEGKYHAELTAPKSSEGRVAVPTFGKQISVFVDGKLAWNGTKAKAYDAHADGEYVYLESVAGHHVIDSHQHVS from the coding sequence GTGATCACCCGGAAGAGAAGACACCGGACCGCCCTCATCAGCGCGACGTCAGCGGCGCTGGTGGCGATGGCGATGCTCGCACCACAGGCGGCAGACGGGGCCCCCGTCGCCGCGTTCTCCGCTGCTCCGCCTTCAGCCACCGGGCATCCCTGGGACGCCTACAACTACTCACCGCAGTCCCGGACGCTGAAGCCGGTGGCGGTCCAGAGCACCGTGGGCTCGGTGACGGACGCCTCCGGAGTGCTCTCGGGCAAGTCCACCCGGCTGAGCGGCACCGGATCCGCCGTCACCTTCGACTTCGGCAAGGACGTCAGCGGTCTGGTCACGCTGCACTTCGCAGCTTCCGACGGCCCGCAACGCGTGGGGCTGGCCTTCAACGAGTCCTCGCAGTACGTGGGTCCCACGAGCGACGCCTCCACCGGTGGTCCGCGCAGCCGGGACGGAGCGCTCTACGCGGACGTCGACGGCCCGACGACCTACACCATGCTGGCGAAGAACCTGCGCGGCGGGTTCCGGTACCTGACCGTCTTCATGGACTCCGCCGGGAGTGCCGGTCTCGACGCGGTCACCGCGCACTTCACGGCCGCACCGAAGATGCGGGACCCGCGCGCCTACGCGAACTACTTCTACTCCAGTGACGACCTGCTCAACAGGATCTGGTACGCCGGGGCCTACACGATCCAGCTCAACACCATCGACCCGAAGACCGGACGGGTCTGGGAGGCTCCCGCCGAGACATGGGACAACACCGGCGACGTGGGCGTGGGCGACACCATTCTGGTGGACGGCGCGAAGCGGGACCGCACGGTCTGGCCGGGTGACCTCGGGGTCGAGATCCCCTCCGCCTACGCGGCCTTCGGCGACACCGAGTCGGCCCGCAACGCCCTCACGACGCTCTACCAGCACCAGAAGGCAACGGGCGAACTGCCTTATTCCGGGCCCATGATGAACAAGTACGGGTCCGACACCTACCATATGTGGACCCTGGCGGCGTCCTGGGACTACTACCAGTACACCGGCGACCGGAAATGGGTCGACGGCATCTGGGACCAGTACAAGCGGGGCGTCGACTACATCGGCGCGAAGATGGACGACCAGGGCCTGCTGTCGATCGACCAGACCGCCGACTCGGTGCGGAGCCTGCCGAAGGGCGAGAACCTGATCGCCAACGTCCTGATGTGGCGCGTGCTCACGACCGGCTCGCAGCTGGCGAGGGCCGAGGGCGACACCACGCTCGCGCAGTCCTACGCGCACCGGGCGGTCGCGCTGCATACCGCGATCGACGGTCATCTGTGGGACGGGAAGAAGGGGGCGTACCGGTTCTACCCCGACTCCGACGTCTACGCCCAGGACGGCAACGCGCTCGCGGTCTGGTACGGCCTGGCCGACCAGAGCAAGGCTCGCCGCATCAGCTCGTACCTCACGACCAACTGGAACGACCGCGGGTCGACCTCCCCGGAGAACAAGGGGAACCTGGGGGTCTTCGCCGGGTCCATGGAGGTCAACGCCCACTTCGCCGCGGGCGGAACAGCCGCCGACCAGGCGGGAGTCGATCTGATCCGGCGCCAGTGGGGCGCCATGCTCGACGACCCGCTCGGCACCGGGAGCACGTTCTGGGAGTCGTCGCGCCCGGACGGCTGCATCTGCAGCACCTACGTCAGCCTGGCGCACGCCTGGGCGACCGGGCCGACCACGGCGCTGACGTTCTCGGTGCTGGGGCTCCAGCCGACCAGCGCGGGCGGCCGGGCCTTCGACTTCGTCCCGCACACCGCCGACCTCACCTTCGCCCAGGGTCGGATCACCACCACGCTGGGCCCGGTCGACGCCTCGTGGCGCGTCAACCGGAAGGAGGGCAAGTACCACGCGGAGCTCACCGCGCCCAAGAGCAGTGAAGGGCGAGTCGCGGTGCCGACCTTCGGAAAGCAGATCTCGGTCTTCGTCGACGGCAAGTTGGCCTGGAACGGCACGAAGGCCAAGGCCTACGACGCGCACGCCGACGGCGAGTACGTCTACCTGGAATCAGTCGCCGGACATCACGTGATCGACAGCCACCAGCACGTCAGCTGA
- a CDS encoding carbohydrate ABC transporter permease, translating into MTSDLMQDGRAAPPSPATTGEPGPRTRAQRRRREYLLFAAFAAPNFFFLLVFAYWPVIYNAYLSLTDWDMVSSSWHLIGLDNYTSLFADPEFRGSLWTTVLFVVGVVAGGLVLGLATALLLNQRLRGRDVVRTLAFAPYVLSGAAVGTLWLFLFDPNYGLIRPLLAPLGLAAPAMMTDSKWALSGLVLVYLWKNTGFVAVVYLAGLQGLPRDVFEAAALDGAGAWTRLRRVILPLLSPVTFFLLVTCTISTFQAFDVIAVMTNGGPGTSTSILSWFIYDQGFRTFDAGRASAGAVIMFVLLLLITGFQARFLQRKVHYQ; encoded by the coding sequence TTGACGAGCGACTTAATGCAGGACGGCAGAGCCGCCCCGCCAAGTCCGGCGACCACCGGCGAGCCAGGGCCCCGGACCCGCGCACAGCGCCGGCGGCGCGAGTACCTGCTGTTCGCTGCCTTCGCCGCGCCGAACTTCTTCTTCCTGCTGGTTTTCGCCTACTGGCCGGTGATCTACAACGCCTATCTGAGCCTCACCGACTGGGACATGGTTTCCTCGTCGTGGCATCTGATCGGTCTGGACAACTACACGTCGCTCTTCGCCGACCCCGAGTTCCGGGGCAGCCTGTGGACGACCGTGCTGTTCGTCGTCGGAGTCGTCGCGGGCGGCCTGGTACTCGGCCTCGCCACCGCCCTGCTGCTCAACCAGCGGCTGCGCGGGCGGGATGTCGTGCGGACGCTGGCCTTCGCCCCGTACGTGCTCTCCGGAGCCGCTGTCGGCACCCTGTGGCTGTTCCTCTTCGATCCCAACTACGGACTGATACGCCCCTTGCTCGCCCCCCTCGGTCTGGCCGCGCCGGCGATGATGACCGACTCCAAGTGGGCGCTGTCCGGGCTCGTCCTGGTCTACCTCTGGAAGAACACCGGCTTTGTCGCCGTGGTCTACCTCGCCGGCCTGCAGGGCTTGCCCAGGGACGTGTTCGAGGCGGCGGCCCTGGACGGCGCGGGAGCGTGGACGCGGCTGCGCCGCGTCATCCTGCCGCTGCTCTCGCCCGTCACCTTCTTCCTGCTGGTGACCTGCACCATCAGCACCTTCCAGGCCTTCGATGTGATCGCCGTGATGACCAACGGCGGCCCCGGCACCTCCACTTCGATCCTCAGCTGGTTCATCTACGACCAGGGCTTCCGCACCTTCGACGCGGGCCGGGCCTCGGCCGGGGCGGTGATCATGTTCGTGCTGCTGCTGCTGATCACTGGATTCCAGGCGCGTTTCCTCCAGCGAAAGGTGCACTACCAGTGA